From a region of the Syngnathoides biaculeatus isolate LvHL_M chromosome 2, ASM1980259v1, whole genome shotgun sequence genome:
- the lad1 gene encoding ladinin-1 — translation MSVGRRNWSTLSSLARQWTMEDEEEVERERRRRVKSSSNDTDSNFCAAAPVDTPASDQGAAHPPETSQDSSSTEQIPLDFMEMLRVRDERRRMRHMESRTCQKGVNEDDVESRREGGREGDREELTAEQEKSTKNQPQQQENEESSEKDALCRQPSNPTRKFVSSVSISLDKSPSASGQTTPVSPLSPMTPRSPREHCFSPCSSLSPKGPRSPIPNGHTPETSAMSSSSNNNSEQTTKPLLIRKSSRTVSFRMIRKNEETSPLQRSASVRVASKKFESQTVKNETLNEYEAPAFQRNSVQRVSSRSIQEKMARLAQAAQKSETGRCPDVSQRTLYLLDEVSRKRCIFEKEPQGDSPLSPSKHELRGSTSGMSDRINRWLDKSNPTGSTSSPTEVRNVDFTSKRSLFERRGHENVTNYKQGQIYK, via the exons ATGTCCGTCGGTCGGAGAAACTGGTCCACATTGTCCAG TTTGGCGCGCCAGTGGACaatggaggacgaggaggaggtggagagggagaggaggaggagggtgaaGAGCTCAAGCAATGACACCGACAGCAACTTCTGCGCAGCAGCGCCCGTTGACACGCCCGCGAGTGACCAGGGAGCTGCCCACCCACCTGAAACCTCTCAGGACTCCAGCAG TACGGAGCAGATACCGCTGGACTTCATGGAGATGCTGCGGGTGAGAGATGAGCGGCGCAGGATGAGACACATGGAGTCGCGAACATGCCAGAAGGGGGTCAACGAGGATGACGTTGAGTCTCGCagagaaggaggaagagaaggagaCAGGGAGGAGCTAACTGCGGAGCAGGAGAAATCcaccaaaaatcagccacaacaG CAAGAAAATGAAGAATCATCGGAGAAAGATGCCCTTTGCAGACAACCATCCAACCCAACGCGGAAGTTTGTCAG TTCGGTTTCCATCTCTCTGGACAAGAGCCCTTCTGCGAGCGGGCAGACAACTCCTGTGAGTCCCCTCTCTCCGATGACCCCCAGGTCACCTCGGGAACACTGCTTCTCACCTTGCAGTAGCCTCTCCCCTAAAGGACCCAGGAGTCCCATTCCCAATGGACACACACCAGag ACAAGTGCGATGAGCTCTTCGAGCAACAATAACAGCGAGCAAACGACCAAACCTCTCTTAATCAGGAAGAGCTCCAGGACCGTATCTTTTCGG ATGATAAGGAAGAACGAGGAGACTTCACCATTGCAGAGGAG TGCAAGTGTCAGGGTGGCCTCCAAAAAGTTTGAATCCCAAACAGTGAAG AATGAAACCCTCAATGAGTACGAAGCGCCAGCTTTCCAGAGGAA CTCTGTACAACGAGTCTCATCGAGGTCCATCCAGGAGAAAATGGCGAGGCTGGCCCAGGCTGCACAG AAATCGGAAACGGGTAGATGTCCCGATGTGAGCCAGCGTACCTTGTACCTGCTGGATGAGGTGTCCAGGAAGAGGTGCATCTTTGAGAAGGAACCGCAGGGAGACAGCCCACTGAGCCCTTCCAAACAC GAACTTCGGGGCTCCACGTCAGGAATGTCGGATCGGATCAACCGCTGGCTGGACAAGTCTAACCCAACCGGATCAACCTCCAGTCCCACG GAGGTCAGAAATGTGGACTTCACCAGCAAAAGGAGTTTGTTTGAGAGAAGAGGccatgaaaatgtcacaaactaCAAACAAGGACAAATCTACAAGTGA